From one Coffea eugenioides isolate CCC68of chromosome 11, Ceug_1.0, whole genome shotgun sequence genomic stretch:
- the LOC113752512 gene encoding probable LRR receptor-like serine/threonine-protein kinase At1g74360 — protein MISESALYESIETNGVFIGGGQYGKIYVHTVEDGDPTGLPPGSYAFKIQRQGYYQYVKAEIQFRSEYRLLYADTLLKLVGFGLDDACRRACLVMEYISGGQLKHKLHDLELQSIVKVLHDIAYGLHLVHSHFPDPIIHGDLKPENVLLKGDKALLCDFGTVTSVGERRRRSDPVYDGQCWGFVNCTKTEVYFIGVLLFEMITNVSVKYDENDSLIERVMRLISMIPLKSVKIKFKKDYCSLDMIDSY, from the exons ATGATATCAGAATCAGCACTTTATGAGAGTATTGAGACCAATGGGGTATTTATTGGAGGAGGTCAATATGGAAAAATTTATGTGCACACTGTAGAGGATGGGGATCCTACAGGGCTACCGCCAGGAAGCTATGCTTTCAAGATACAGCGTCAGGGCTATTATCAATATGTAAAG GCGGAGATACAATTTAGATCAGAATACAGACTTCTCTATGCGGATACATTGCTCAAATTGGTGGGCTTTGGACTCGATGATGCTTGCAGAAGAGCATGCTTGGTCATGGAGTATATCAGTGGTGGTCAACTGAAACACAAGTTACATG ATTTGGAATTACAGTCAATCGTGAAAGTTTTGCATGATATAGCCTATGGACTACATTTGGTCCATTCACACTTTCCCGATCCCATTATTCATGGTGACCTCAAGCCAGAGAATGTCTTATTAAAA GGTGATAAGGCTTTGCTGTGCGACTTTGGCACGGTCACTTCTGTTGGTGAACGTCGTCGTCGATCTGATCCTGTCTACGATGGTCAATGCTGGG gGTTCGTCAATTGCACAAAGACTGAGGTCTACTTCATTGgggttttgttatttgaaatgATCACCAATGTCTCAGTTAAATATGACGAGAATGATTCCCTTATAGAAAGAGTTATGAGGCTGATCTCCATGATTCCCCTGAAGAGTGTGAAGATCAAGTTCAAAAAAGACTATTGCAGCCTGGATATGATAGACAGTTACTAG